From one Flavobacterium kingsejongi genomic stretch:
- a CDS encoding DUF4468 domain-containing protein produces MRTKILLLFFFYAFTAAAQQKMVLTAKGFEPLKVEVPQNSAFQIFTNSKDWMRGYYQTETEFQEIEGQQLTIDAFKNNAFFFRSLGETYYYKIKYNLKIEFVDGLYTFYFRVDEIYTINTLTKTQIADYFLSNGNIKDDYADVKSSLEYTVNAIARSHYNYVFGI; encoded by the coding sequence ATGCGTACAAAAATACTACTGTTATTCTTCTTTTATGCCTTTACCGCTGCGGCACAGCAAAAAATGGTACTAACCGCAAAAGGCTTTGAGCCGCTAAAAGTGGAAGTACCGCAAAACAGCGCCTTCCAGATTTTTACCAATTCCAAAGACTGGATGCGTGGTTATTACCAGACCGAAACCGAATTCCAGGAAATCGAAGGACAGCAGCTGACCATTGACGCGTTTAAAAACAATGCTTTCTTTTTCCGCAGCCTTGGGGAAACGTATTATTACAAGATCAAATACAATCTCAAAATCGAATTTGTCGATGGTTTGTATACCTTTTACTTTCGCGTAGACGAAATCTATACCATCAATACGCTTACAAAAACACAGATCGCCGATTATTTCCTGAGCAACGGAAACATCAAGGATGACTATGCCGATGTAAAGTCCTCACTGGAATATACTGTAAATGCGATTGCACGATCCCATTACAACTATGTTTTTGGTATCTAA
- a CDS encoding OmpA family protein, with the protein MFEKLGNAYYFNAELEPANKWYTALFELNQPIAPEYYYRYSQTLKSVGDYTKANAMLEEFNTRSGNDQRAKLYESNKDYLAVIKANSGRFRIENAGINSEYSDYGTAFFDDQLVFASSREKPGITKRVQKWNNQAFTTLYAAKINGDGQLLKPEEFSGTIDSRFNEATPAFTPDGLTMYFTRNNYNDGKKGKDKKDQVLLKLYKATLDNGKWKNVVELPFNSNNYSTAHPALSPDGKTLYFASNMPGTMGESDIFKVVINTDGSYGKPENLGIAINTEGKETFPFVSADNELYFASDGHPGLGGLDIFVSRIMKDNTLGKVANVGAPVNGPTDDFAFMIDAKSRNGFFSSNRDGGLGYDDIYKFTETRKLSCEQLLEGTITDSDTKTPLANAKVIVLDDHMKIIKESYADEQGYYSWDGANCDVVYYVRAQHPQYETKEEKVTIPATSGKTDGSIALDKNIKTAKTGTDLATLFRISIIYFDLDKSNIRPDAALDISKVVEVMKEYPNMKIAIASHTDSRASRAYNMKLSERRAQATLEYMVQSGISRDRLTAKGYGETQLVNGCADGVPCTEAQHQENRRSQFIITSM; encoded by the coding sequence TTGTTTGAGAAACTGGGGAATGCCTATTATTTTAATGCCGAACTCGAGCCCGCGAATAAATGGTATACAGCCCTTTTTGAGCTCAACCAGCCCATAGCCCCAGAATATTATTACCGCTATTCCCAGACCCTCAAATCAGTCGGGGATTATACCAAAGCCAATGCAATGCTCGAAGAGTTCAATACCCGCAGCGGTAATGACCAAAGGGCAAAGTTATATGAAAGCAACAAAGATTACCTGGCCGTCATCAAAGCCAATTCAGGTCGTTTCCGGATTGAAAATGCAGGAATTAACTCTGAATACTCTGACTATGGAACTGCTTTCTTCGATGATCAGCTGGTATTTGCGAGTTCGCGTGAAAAACCAGGGATTACCAAACGGGTCCAGAAATGGAACAATCAGGCTTTTACGACGCTCTATGCCGCTAAGATCAATGGCGATGGGCAGTTGCTAAAGCCGGAGGAGTTTTCCGGTACTATCGATTCCCGGTTTAACGAAGCCACACCGGCATTTACTCCCGATGGGCTTACGATGTATTTTACGCGCAATAATTATAATGACGGTAAAAAGGGAAAAGATAAAAAGGACCAGGTTCTGTTGAAATTATACAAAGCGACACTGGACAATGGGAAATGGAAAAATGTAGTGGAACTTCCTTTTAACAGCAACAATTACAGCACTGCACACCCCGCATTAAGCCCTGACGGGAAAACCCTGTACTTTGCTTCCAATATGCCGGGTACTATGGGGGAATCCGATATTTTTAAAGTGGTGATTAATACCGATGGAAGTTATGGCAAACCCGAAAATCTTGGGATCGCTATTAACACCGAAGGAAAAGAAACATTCCCTTTTGTTTCAGCGGACAATGAATTGTATTTTGCTTCCGATGGGCATCCGGGACTTGGAGGGCTGGATATTTTTGTCTCCAGGATAATGAAAGATAATACACTGGGTAAAGTTGCCAATGTGGGCGCTCCGGTTAACGGGCCAACGGATGACTTTGCTTTTATGATTGATGCAAAATCAAGAAACGGATTCTTTTCTTCCAACCGCGATGGAGGATTGGGATATGATGATATTTATAAATTTACCGAAACCCGTAAGTTAAGTTGTGAACAGTTGCTTGAAGGAACCATAACGGATAGTGATACCAAAACGCCATTAGCCAATGCCAAAGTCATAGTGCTCGACGATCACATGAAAATAATCAAAGAATCCTATGCCGATGAACAAGGCTACTATTCCTGGGACGGAGCTAATTGTGATGTAGTTTATTATGTACGGGCCCAGCACCCACAGTATGAAACCAAAGAAGAAAAAGTAACGATCCCGGCAACTTCCGGAAAAACAGACGGATCTATTGCGTTGGATAAAAATATTAAAACAGCAAAAACCGGAACGGATTTGGCAACATTATTCCGTATCAGCATCATTTACTTCGACCTGGACAAATCCAATATACGCCCCGACGCGGCGCTCGACATCAGCAAAGTTGTGGAAGTGATGAAGGAGTATCCCAATATGAAAATTGCTATTGCCTCGCATACCGACAGTAGGGCTTCCAGGGCTTATAATATGAAACTGTCAGAGCGAAGAGCACAGGCCACTTTAGAATATATGGTACAATCCGGAATCAGCAGGGATCGGTTAACAGCAAAAGGATATGGGGAAACACAATTGGTGAATGGCTGTGCAGACGGAGTGCCTTGTACCGAAGCGCAACATCAGGAAAACCGCAGAAGCCAGTTTATCATCACCTCAATGTAA
- a CDS encoding MotA/TolQ/ExbB proton channel family protein gives MFSTFFLQADTLAAATTNTVLDGVATGQEVSALSFLLKGGVFIYPIILLLFYTIYLIIERIMFINKATKQDARLLNDVKSQLNAGKIDAALAVCYRDNSAASNVLQAGISTIGRPINEIESKMEKSANIEIGEMEKKLGYLGLISGIAPILGFIGTISGVIKIFYSISVTENISIGNISGGLYEKMISSGAGLVVGVIAYSAYHIFNVMIDNFSLNVQKQVLEFINIIQQPSYENKKE, from the coding sequence ATATTTTCAACATTTTTTTTACAGGCTGATACGTTGGCAGCAGCAACAACAAATACTGTTTTAGACGGTGTTGCAACGGGACAGGAAGTTTCAGCTTTAAGCTTTCTTTTAAAAGGGGGTGTATTCATCTATCCTATTATCCTATTGTTATTTTATACCATATACCTTATTATAGAACGTATCATGTTCATTAACAAAGCAACCAAACAGGATGCCCGTTTACTGAATGACGTAAAAAGCCAGCTGAATGCCGGTAAAATTGATGCTGCACTGGCCGTATGCTACCGGGACAATTCGGCAGCTTCAAATGTGCTGCAGGCAGGAATCTCCACTATTGGAAGGCCGATCAATGAGATTGAATCCAAAATGGAAAAATCCGCTAATATTGAAATTGGTGAGATGGAGAAAAAATTAGGGTACTTAGGGCTTATTTCCGGTATTGCGCCTATTTTAGGATTTATCGGTACAATTTCCGGAGTTATCAAGATTTTCTATAGTATTTCTGTAACCGAGAATATTAGTATCGGAAATATTTCCGGAGGGCTTTATGAAAAAATGATCAGTTCCGGTGCCGGACTTGTAGTAGGGGTTATCGCCTACTCTGCCTACCATATCTTCAACGTAATGATTGATAACTTTTCGCTGAACGTACAGAAACAAGTTTTAGAATTTATTAATATTATCCAACAACCAAGCTATGAGAATAAAAAGGAATAA
- a CDS encoding IS256 family transposase: MIEDGKLPKDFAKQFKNKEDFHTFFQDLYKQGIEQLLQGELDAHLGYEKHNIDGYNTGNSRNGSFSKNIKSETLGNMVLAIPRDRNGEFEPQVIGKGQSMSEKIEDAILGMYSRGMTRSDIVEQVKEVYGISVSESTISTISDRILADVDLWTKRALEPQYLIVWMDAVHMKVRTDGKYENHAIYIVIGLKTDGKKEVLGMWLNKEESASFWMTVLSDIKSRGVKDILIACTDNLTGFTKAIRGVFPNTESQLCIVHQIRNSLKFVVVKDRKAFCSAMKEVYTAINQEEAVLALAEFKKNWEAKYKYAVCSWEKNWENLMPFLAYPAEIRKIMYTTNTIENLNRGIRKYTKTKVQFPDEKSVKKSVYLAIQNCEKSWINAIPSWGLIMNRDWSKFCVNSS; the protein is encoded by the coding sequence ATGATCGAAGATGGTAAATTACCCAAAGATTTTGCAAAGCAATTTAAAAACAAAGAAGACTTCCATACTTTTTTTCAAGACCTGTATAAACAAGGCATTGAACAGCTACTCCAGGGAGAATTGGATGCTCATCTGGGATATGAGAAGCATAATATTGACGGATACAATACAGGCAATAGCCGTAATGGTTCTTTCTCAAAGAATATAAAATCAGAGACTTTGGGCAATATGGTCCTGGCTATTCCCCGGGATAGAAATGGTGAATTCGAGCCTCAGGTCATCGGAAAAGGCCAATCGATGAGTGAAAAGATTGAAGATGCTATTTTAGGAATGTACAGTCGTGGAATGACCCGTAGTGATATTGTAGAACAAGTTAAAGAAGTTTATGGGATATCAGTAAGTGAGTCCACGATTTCGACCATCTCTGATAGAATACTGGCTGATGTTGATTTATGGACTAAAAGGGCTTTAGAACCACAGTATCTGATTGTTTGGATGGATGCTGTGCATATGAAAGTAAGAACAGATGGGAAATATGAAAACCATGCAATTTACATTGTAATCGGACTAAAAACAGATGGTAAGAAAGAAGTATTAGGAATGTGGCTAAATAAAGAAGAGTCGGCTTCATTTTGGATGACTGTACTCTCTGACATAAAATCTCGTGGAGTAAAGGATATTCTCATTGCCTGTACAGATAACCTTACCGGATTTACAAAAGCTATCAGAGGTGTTTTTCCAAATACAGAATCCCAGCTTTGCATTGTTCATCAAATAAGGAATAGCCTTAAGTTTGTAGTAGTTAAGGATAGAAAAGCATTTTGCAGTGCAATGAAAGAAGTATATACTGCAATAAATCAGGAAGAAGCCGTTTTAGCTCTGGCTGAATTTAAAAAAAACTGGGAAGCAAAATATAAATATGCCGTTTGCTCCTGGGAAAAGAATTGGGAAAATCTCATGCCTTTTTTGGCCTATCCTGCTGAAATCAGGAAAATAATGTACACCACAAATACAATAGAAAACTTAAACAGGGGAATTAGAAAATATACCAAAACAAAAGTGCAGTTCCCAGATGAAAAAAGCGTCAAGAAATCAGTCTATTTAGCAATACAAAATTGTGAAAAAAGCTGGATAAATGCAATACCAAGCTGGGGATTAATCATGAATCGAGACTGGTCGAAATTTTGTGTAAACAGTTCTTAG
- a CDS encoding DUF3995 domain-containing protein — protein MIFLILLNAVLLIMLAFLHVFWAMGGNFGMNAVLPSLSPEHSPKHPSTFAKAAVAAVLMLFAFIIMCNYGIIDPYVERRYIQYITIAIGILFLGRAIGDFKFVGFFKKIQSTLFAKNDTRYYSPLCVLIGLNCILMVLIE, from the coding sequence CTTATTAAATGCTGTACTACTAATTATGCTGGCTTTCCTTCATGTATTTTGGGCCATGGGTGGTAATTTTGGCATGAATGCTGTATTGCCTTCCCTGTCCCCCGAACATTCGCCAAAACATCCCAGCACTTTTGCAAAAGCAGCTGTTGCGGCCGTACTCATGCTTTTTGCTTTTATCATTATGTGCAATTATGGTATTATTGATCCATATGTCGAACGCCGGTATATCCAGTATATCACGATTGCTATAGGAATCCTATTTTTGGGAAGGGCTATTGGAGATTTTAAATTTGTGGGCTTTTTTAAAAAGATACAAAGCACTCTTTTTGCCAAAAATGATACCCGCTATTATTCGCCCCTATGTGTACTCATTGGGCTGAACTGCATTCTGATGGTACTCATCGAATAA
- a CDS encoding ExbD/TolR family protein, translating to MRIKRNKRFAAEVATSSLSDIMFFLLLFFLIISTLANPNVIKMTLPKSEANQQTNKQHISLSVTEDKHYFIDKQEVAFSDIEAQLKAKAAAGAEQTVIIRIPYNLQVQDLVDLLQIGVKLNLKFVLATSKK from the coding sequence ATGAGAATAAAAAGGAATAAACGATTTGCTGCAGAAGTTGCCACATCATCGCTGAGTGATATCATGTTCTTTTTACTATTATTCTTCCTGATTATTTCTACCCTTGCGAATCCCAATGTGATCAAGATGACATTGCCGAAATCAGAAGCAAACCAGCAAACGAACAAACAGCATATCAGTCTTTCTGTCACCGAAGATAAACATTACTTTATCGACAAGCAGGAAGTTGCCTTCAGCGATATCGAAGCACAGCTAAAAGCCAAAGCAGCTGCCGGAGCCGAACAAACGGTAATCATCCGTATTCCTTATAACCTTCAGGTACAGGATTTGGTTGATTTACTTCAGATCGGGGTCAAACTGAACCTGAAATTTGTACTGGCCACCAGCAAAAAATAA
- a CDS encoding type IX secretion system membrane protein PorP/SprF, whose product MNLKLLKKSLYCGFLFWGGTLIAQQDSQYTQYMYNPITINPAYAGSRGVMSIFGLYRAQWVGLDGAPKTGAASIHTPISDTNVGIGLSFVNDRIGPSDETNISVDISYTVPVSERYKLAFGVKATANLLNVDYTKLNIYNPSDPRFQNNVDNKFSPNIGTGAYLYSENTYIGLSAPALLQTKHFDETADYNTSSSFVAKEQIHYYLMGGHVFDLAYNLKFKPSALVKMTQGAPLQVDLSANFLFSEKFTAGVAYRWDAAVSALVGFQVSDGLFIGYAYDAETTRLANYNSGSHEVFLRFELFKSYDKIISPRFF is encoded by the coding sequence ATGAATCTAAAATTACTTAAAAAGAGTTTGTACTGCGGTTTTCTTTTTTGGGGTGGAACGCTGATCGCACAGCAGGACTCCCAGTATACACAGTACATGTATAATCCAATTACCATTAATCCAGCTTACGCAGGCTCCCGTGGAGTCATGAGTATTTTTGGTTTATACCGTGCGCAGTGGGTCGGGCTTGATGGAGCACCAAAAACAGGAGCAGCTTCTATACATACTCCTATTTCTGATACGAATGTAGGGATTGGTTTGTCCTTTGTGAATGATCGTATTGGGCCTTCTGATGAAACTAATATCTCCGTAGACATTTCCTATACGGTTCCGGTATCAGAACGATATAAACTCGCCTTTGGGGTTAAAGCCACAGCCAACTTACTCAACGTAGATTATACAAAGCTCAACATCTATAATCCTTCTGATCCAAGATTTCAAAACAATGTTGACAATAAATTCTCTCCTAATATCGGAACCGGGGCATACCTTTATTCTGAAAATACCTATATAGGGCTTTCTGCACCCGCACTGCTACAAACCAAACATTTTGATGAAACGGCCGATTACAATACCTCTTCCAGTTTTGTTGCCAAAGAGCAAATTCATTATTACCTTATGGGGGGGCATGTTTTTGACCTTGCCTACAACCTGAAGTTTAAACCTTCTGCATTGGTGAAAATGACCCAGGGTGCTCCATTGCAGGTCGACCTTTCTGCAAATTTTTTATTCAGTGAAAAATTTACTGCCGGGGTAGCTTACCGTTGGGATGCTGCAGTTAGTGCGTTGGTCGGTTTCCAGGTGTCAGACGGACTATTTATTGGTTATGCTTATGATGCGGAAACAACACGACTGGCCAATTATAATTCAGGATCTCATGAAGTTTTTCTGCGTTTTGAACTTTTTAAAAGCTACGATAAGATCATATCACCTCGATTTTTCTAA
- the pheT gene encoding phenylalanine--tRNA ligase subunit beta — protein sequence MKISYNWLKQFIKTDWKSGEISSLLTDLGLEVEGVDAYQSVKGGLEGIVVGHVLTCIQHPNADKLSLTTVDLGDGNPPVQIVCGAPNVAAGQKVAVATIGTTLYDKEGAAFQIKKGKIRGEESHGMLCAEDELGLGGSHEGIIVLSPDLKPGTLVAKIYNIENDEVFEIGLTPNRADAMSHWGVARDLKAGLTQRNVHTELITPSVSSFRVDKRTLKIDVNIQDSKLVPRYCGVTISGVSIKPSPEWLQNRLKAIGLTPKNNIVDVTNYVLHELGQPLHAFDAAKIKGNKISVKTLPAGTKFTTLDDVERILHEDDLMICHEEGPMAIAGVFGGKNSAVNENTSTIFLESAYFNPVCIRKTAKRQGLSTDASFRFERGIDPSITEYALKRAANLIKELAGGEITSDIVDLYPKKIEDFSVFLNFKNVTKIIGQEISKEVIKNILASLEIKITSISDAGLGLLIPTYRVDVQREIDVIEDILRVYGYNNVKFTQKLNASISNSSRTEDHKVQDIIANQLVSLGFNEMMANSLTTPDYIKLSEQLREEFNVIMLNPLSNDLSAMRQSLLFSALEAISFNINRRNADLRLFEFGKSYHKLPSGYEENKHLTLTVTGDKMPENWTATAKPSDFFLFKGYVNSILSRLGISASQIATPTSDVFAEGIALVLGNETIVEFGTIKKSILKHFSIKQEVLFADFNWGAILKVISNKTKFVEIPKYPEVRRDLALLVDENISFESIYNLAKQTDKGLLKEISLFDVYQGDKLPEGKKSYAVSFAIQDSTKTLTDAQIEKLMSKLIQNFESQLGAQLR from the coding sequence ATGAAAATATCTTACAATTGGCTCAAGCAATTCATCAAAACAGACTGGAAATCAGGTGAAATATCATCATTATTAACCGATTTAGGTTTGGAAGTTGAAGGAGTCGATGCCTATCAATCTGTAAAAGGCGGCCTGGAAGGCATTGTTGTGGGTCATGTATTGACCTGCATCCAACACCCGAATGCAGACAAATTAAGCCTTACTACAGTAGATTTGGGCGATGGTAATCCACCAGTTCAAATTGTTTGTGGCGCCCCTAATGTTGCTGCAGGGCAAAAAGTGGCAGTAGCTACAATTGGCACCACACTTTATGATAAGGAGGGCGCCGCTTTTCAAATTAAAAAAGGAAAGATCCGCGGGGAAGAAAGCCACGGTATGCTGTGTGCGGAAGATGAATTAGGCCTGGGCGGAAGCCATGAGGGTATCATCGTATTATCTCCGGACTTAAAACCGGGTACCCTGGTTGCCAAAATCTATAACATTGAAAACGATGAAGTTTTTGAAATTGGCCTGACACCAAACCGGGCAGATGCCATGAGTCACTGGGGTGTTGCACGGGACCTGAAAGCAGGACTGACACAACGCAATGTACACACCGAGCTGATCACTCCTTCTGTGAGCAGCTTCAGAGTTGATAAAAGAACCTTGAAAATTGATGTTAATATCCAGGATTCTAAATTGGTGCCACGCTATTGCGGGGTAACCATTTCAGGCGTTTCTATAAAACCTTCTCCGGAATGGCTTCAAAACCGGTTGAAAGCGATCGGCCTAACACCCAAAAATAATATTGTTGACGTAACGAACTATGTATTGCACGAGCTGGGACAACCCCTGCATGCGTTTGATGCGGCTAAGATAAAAGGAAATAAAATAAGCGTTAAGACACTTCCTGCGGGTACAAAATTTACCACACTGGATGATGTGGAACGCATACTGCACGAAGATGACCTGATGATTTGCCACGAGGAAGGCCCGATGGCTATCGCCGGTGTTTTTGGTGGTAAGAATTCTGCCGTGAATGAAAATACCAGTACTATATTTTTAGAAAGTGCGTATTTTAATCCGGTATGCATCCGCAAAACAGCCAAAAGACAAGGATTAAGTACTGATGCTTCCTTCCGTTTTGAACGTGGAATCGATCCATCAATCACAGAATACGCCCTGAAAAGAGCAGCAAACCTGATTAAAGAATTGGCTGGTGGTGAAATCACATCCGATATCGTTGACCTTTATCCAAAGAAGATCGAAGATTTTTCAGTTTTCCTGAATTTCAAAAATGTAACTAAGATCATCGGGCAGGAAATTTCCAAAGAAGTAATCAAGAATATATTGGCTTCTTTAGAAATAAAAATCACCAGTATCTCAGATGCCGGTTTAGGGCTTTTGATTCCTACCTACCGTGTCGATGTACAACGGGAGATAGACGTCATCGAAGACATACTGCGTGTTTACGGATATAATAATGTGAAGTTCACCCAAAAACTAAACGCTTCCATATCCAATTCATCCCGTACAGAAGACCATAAAGTACAGGATATCATTGCCAATCAACTGGTTTCTTTAGGTTTCAATGAGATGATGGCCAATTCGCTTACCACACCGGACTATATTAAATTATCCGAGCAATTGCGTGAAGAATTTAATGTGATCATGCTGAATCCGTTGAGCAATGATTTATCGGCCATGCGCCAGTCGTTATTGTTCTCTGCCCTGGAAGCGATCTCCTTTAATATCAACAGGCGAAATGCCGACCTGAGGTTATTCGAATTTGGTAAAAGCTATCACAAGCTTCCTTCCGGATATGAAGAAAATAAACACCTGACACTTACCGTTACAGGAGATAAAATGCCAGAAAACTGGACGGCAACAGCCAAACCATCTGATTTCTTTTTGTTCAAAGGATATGTAAACAGCATCCTTTCCAGGCTTGGGATTTCCGCTTCCCAGATTGCAACGCCTACTTCCGATGTATTCGCAGAAGGAATTGCATTGGTATTGGGTAATGAGACAATAGTTGAATTTGGAACGATTAAAAAATCAATCCTGAAACATTTCAGTATCAAGCAGGAAGTTTTATTTGCTGATTTCAACTGGGGTGCTATCCTAAAAGTAATTTCCAATAAAACGAAATTTGTTGAAATTCCAAAATATCCTGAAGTACGCCGTGATTTAGCATTACTGGTTGATGAAAATATTTCGTTTGAAAGCATTTATAATTTAGCCAAGCAAACAGACAAAGGATTATTGAAAGAAATCAGCCTTTTTGATGTGTACCAGGGCGATAAATTACCGGAAGGTAAAAAGTCCTATGCCGTTAGCTTTGCAATCCAGGACAGTACCAAAACACTGACAGATGCACAGATTGAAAAATTAATGAGTAAACTGATCCAGAATTTTGAAAGCCAACTTGGCGCACAACTGCGATAG
- a CDS encoding IS256 family transposase yields the protein MIEDGKLPKDFAKQFKNKEDFHTFFQDLYKQGIEQLLQGELDAHLGYEKHNIDGYNTGNSRNGSFSKNIKSETLGNMVLAIPRDRNGEFEPQVIGKGQSMSEKIEDAILGMYSRGMTRSDIVEQVKEVYGISVSESTISTISDRILADVDLWTKRALEPQYLIVWMDAVHMKVRTDGKYENHAIYIVIGLKTDGKKEVLGMWLNKEESASFWMTVLSDIKSRGVKDILIACTDNLTGFTKAIRGVFPNTESQLCIVHQIRNSLKFVVVKDRKAFCSAMKEVYTAINQEEAVLALAEFKKNWEAKYKYAVCSWEKNWENLMPFLAYPAEIRKIMYTTNTIENLNRGIRKYTKTKVQFPDEKSVKKSVYLAIQNCEKSWINAIPSWGLIMNQFLVIFGERCNIKH from the coding sequence ATGATCGAAGATGGTAAATTACCCAAAGATTTTGCAAAGCAATTTAAAAACAAAGAAGACTTCCATACTTTTTTTCAAGACCTGTATAAACAAGGCATTGAACAGCTACTCCAGGGAGAATTGGATGCTCATCTGGGATATGAGAAGCATAATATTGACGGATACAATACAGGCAATAGCCGTAATGGTTCTTTCTCAAAGAATATAAAATCAGAGACTTTGGGCAATATGGTCCTGGCTATTCCCCGGGATAGAAATGGTGAATTCGAGCCTCAGGTCATCGGAAAAGGCCAATCGATGAGTGAAAAGATTGAAGATGCTATTTTAGGAATGTACAGTCGTGGAATGACCCGTAGTGATATTGTAGAACAAGTTAAAGAAGTTTATGGGATATCAGTAAGTGAGTCCACGATTTCGACCATCTCTGATAGAATACTGGCTGATGTTGATTTATGGACTAAAAGGGCTTTAGAACCACAGTATCTGATTGTTTGGATGGATGCTGTGCATATGAAAGTAAGAACAGATGGGAAATATGAAAACCATGCAATTTACATTGTAATCGGACTAAAAACAGATGGTAAGAAAGAAGTATTAGGAATGTGGCTAAATAAAGAAGAGTCGGCTTCATTTTGGATGACTGTACTCTCTGACATAAAATCTCGTGGAGTAAAGGATATTCTCATTGCCTGTACAGATAACCTTACCGGATTTACAAAAGCTATCAGAGGTGTTTTTCCAAATACAGAATCCCAGCTTTGCATTGTTCATCAAATAAGGAATAGCCTTAAGTTTGTAGTAGTTAAGGATAGAAAAGCATTTTGCAGTGCAATGAAAGAAGTATATACTGCAATAAATCAGGAAGAAGCCGTTTTAGCTCTGGCTGAATTTAAAAAAAACTGGGAAGCAAAATATAAATATGCCGTTTGCTCCTGGGAAAAGAATTGGGAAAATCTCATGCCTTTTTTGGCCTATCCTGCTGAAATCAGGAAAATAATGTACACCACAAATACAATAGAAAACTTAAACAGGGGAATTAGAAAATATACCAAAACAAAAGTGCAGTTCCCAGATGAAAAAAGCGTCAAGAAATCAGTCTATTTAGCAATACAAAATTGTGAAAAAAGCTGGATAAATGCAATACCAAGCTGGGGATTAATCATGAATCAGTTCTTGGTCATATTTGGAGAAAGGTGTAATATTAAACACTAA
- a CDS encoding helix-turn-helix domain-containing protein has protein sequence MILWNIGTLIAFSFVALYTYLGYKGMFQSQILLPEFLLQRLSITTVGDPTAPAPPPKAVIRQLDHYPIAEIERLKKKLFDILEHKKLYRNDTLSLTELSETMGISNKKLSELLNQHIKINFYNLINNYRMAEVIERMGALDSDKYTLVGIAYECGFQSKASFNRIFKQKTGVSPSKYKKELELKTGHTIRTPA, from the coding sequence GTGATTCTCTGGAATATCGGAACCCTTATTGCCTTTTCTTTCGTGGCACTCTATACCTATCTCGGCTACAAAGGCATGTTCCAGTCCCAAATCCTGCTTCCGGAATTCCTGTTGCAGCGCCTTTCTATCACAACAGTCGGGGATCCAACCGCTCCGGCACCACCTCCAAAAGCGGTTATACGCCAACTCGACCATTATCCAATAGCCGAAATAGAACGCCTGAAAAAAAAATTATTCGATATCCTGGAACACAAAAAACTTTACCGCAATGATACCCTTAGCCTGACGGAACTCTCGGAAACCATGGGAATTTCAAATAAAAAATTATCCGAATTGCTGAACCAGCATATAAAGATCAATTTCTATAACCTGATTAACAACTACCGGATGGCCGAAGTGATTGAACGAATGGGCGCTTTGGATTCAGACAAATATACGCTGGTAGGGATTGCCTATGAATGTGGTTTCCAGTCTAAAGCGAGTTTTAACAGGATCTTCAAACAGAAAACCGGGGTCTCACCGTCCAAATACAAGAAAGAGCTGGAATTGAAAACAGGGCATACAATACGTACTCCTGCATAA